Proteins encoded together in one Desulfuromonas acetexigens window:
- a CDS encoding PEP-CTERM sorting domain-containing protein has product MRSTYWKGVFLAWFVLALVTPCLGSSITFEATNLNDSGGADRWAYSYRVSGNFNMFSGFTVYFGVGDSANISASNPQDLGDWDVLTWEPDPGIPDDGAYDAMALVDNASLNSVFNVGFDWMGSSAPGSQYFEIYDENFQILESGYTTLALSAPIATPEPGTFLLVGFGGVALLIFKFRKSNTEA; this is encoded by the coding sequence ATGAGGAGTACATATTGGAAGGGAGTGTTTCTGGCTTGGTTCGTATTAGCGCTGGTAACTCCATGCTTGGGGTCTTCCATTACTTTCGAGGCCACAAACTTGAATGATTCTGGTGGGGCTGACCGGTGGGCCTACAGCTATCGTGTTTCAGGAAACTTTAACATGTTTTCGGGGTTTACCGTTTATTTCGGAGTTGGAGACTCTGCCAACATCTCCGCCAGCAATCCCCAGGATCTTGGCGACTGGGATGTGCTTACGTGGGAACCCGACCCAGGGATTCCCGATGATGGAGCCTATGATGCCATGGCGCTGGTCGACAACGCCAGCCTGAACAGCGTTTTTAACGTTGGCTTCGATTGGATGGGCAGTAGCGCCCCGGGTTCTCAGTATTTTGAGATTTACGATGAAAACTTTCAGATCCTCGAAAGCGGCTACACAACTCTAGCGCTTTCCGCCCCTATTGCGACTCCTGAGCCGGGAACTTTTCTGCTGGTAGGTTTTGGTGGGGTCGCTTTACTGATATTTAAATTCAGAAAAAGCAATACGGAGGCTTGA
- a CDS encoding restriction endonuclease: MKRLILFPLVFLLFCSTPISAQENPVYAETVAWWRGVIQELQPYREQLQNLYADTEARSQFERGKIEGEFRQRLVREYPGSSFFASMGGTWQVNGHTLIGFDRNWQIHKLTQKFGSLTKTYDFRQNLFIVQEGLNRLSLKLDLRRPQGTYFNYAMIPAIAVSAERVFQKQSSRMTAPGPLKDILNDVVSSQFSDLRMDVLAEQMVVDDSFRERILAMADELYSTNGWQAESRRRPSGVSSPLGQLFSSQTGQPTPAFNLFTLLPWYFWPLIIGLAVLKALPATKLRSIRSRRPRKQERSGDFHLGGNPQKEEWFEWDRSKRLAQENTVKPVEIPVPQEWSLEVLQSLEWKRFETVCAEHIRMTGFEPKETRIGADGGVDIWVYKPGIEKAVGIVQCKAWKSYKVGVKPVRELLGVMAKEKVAQGKFITSGEFTAEALAFVEGEKLKLITGEMFLASIRSLPAEKQKALLEIAVSGDYRTPTCPQCGVKMTLRQGQGQWRDFWGCPNYPRCKATLVYKSDTM; encoded by the coding sequence TTGAAAAGACTCATCCTGTTTCCGCTCGTTTTTCTCCTGTTCTGCTCAACCCCGATCTCCGCTCAGGAAAACCCGGTCTATGCCGAAACCGTCGCCTGGTGGCGAGGTGTCATTCAGGAGTTGCAACCCTATCGGGAGCAATTGCAAAACCTGTATGCCGATACCGAAGCCCGTAGCCAGTTCGAGCGCGGCAAAATCGAAGGCGAGTTTCGTCAGCGGCTGGTTCGGGAGTATCCCGGTTCCAGTTTCTTTGCCAGCATGGGCGGCACCTGGCAGGTCAACGGCCATACCCTGATCGGCTTCGATCGGAACTGGCAAATTCACAAGCTCACGCAGAAGTTCGGCTCACTTACCAAAACTTACGATTTTCGGCAGAACCTTTTCATCGTCCAAGAAGGTCTCAACCGGCTCAGTCTCAAACTCGACCTGAGGCGCCCCCAGGGGACTTACTTCAACTACGCGATGATCCCCGCCATTGCCGTCAGCGCCGAGCGGGTTTTTCAAAAGCAGTCCTCGCGGATGACGGCACCGGGTCCGTTGAAGGATATTTTGAATGACGTCGTTTCCAGCCAATTCTCCGACCTGAGGATGGATGTTCTGGCCGAGCAGATGGTGGTCGACGACAGTTTCCGGGAGCGGATTCTCGCCATGGCTGACGAACTCTATTCGACCAACGGTTGGCAAGCCGAATCCCGCAGGCGGCCGAGCGGGGTTTCGAGTCCGTTGGGCCAACTTTTTTCGTCGCAGACTGGCCAGCCCACGCCCGCATTTAACCTGTTTACCCTACTGCCCTGGTACTTTTGGCCACTTATTATTGGCCTTGCCGTACTGAAAGCCTTGCCCGCAACCAAATTGCGCTCGATTAGATCACGACGACCGCGCAAGCAGGAAAGGTCTGGCGATTTTCACCTCGGTGGCAACCCCCAGAAGGAAGAATGGTTTGAATGGGATCGTTCAAAACGCCTTGCACAGGAAAACACAGTCAAACCCGTTGAAATCCCGGTCCCGCAAGAATGGAGTCTTGAGGTTCTGCAATCGCTGGAGTGGAAGCGTTTCGAAACAGTATGCGCCGAGCATATCCGCATGACCGGGTTCGAGCCGAAGGAAACCCGCATCGGCGCCGATGGTGGGGTCGACATCTGGGTCTACAAGCCGGGTATCGAAAAGGCGGTCGGCATTGTCCAGTGCAAGGCCTGGAAGTCCTACAAGGTCGGGGTCAAGCCGGTGCGGGAGTTGCTGGGGGTGATGGCGAAAGAAAAGGTTGCCCAGGGTAAATTCATTACCTCGGGCGAATTCACCGCCGAGGCCCTGGCGTTCGTCGAGGGGGAAAAGCTCAAGCTGATCACCGGCGAGATGTTTCTCGCTTCGATCCGGAGTCTCCCGGCAGAAAAGCAGAAAGCGCTTCTGGAGATCGCCGTCAGCGGAGATTATCGGACGCCGACCTGTCCTCAGTGCGGCGTCAAGATGACCCTGCGGCAGGGGCAGGGTCAGTGGCGGGATTTCTGGGGCTGCCCGAATTACCCCCGCTGCAAGGCGACTCTGGTTTATAAATCGGATACGATGTGA
- a CDS encoding DUF3427 domain-containing protein: MRLSPGIYAALLDEALQEALAQRPELRRVFSKIDPEEQPALYASFVAKVLEQALREETDPDQRLALCNRLLGTVAAAPGNGHLEKRRLVAENKPLLLEITPPNYGQSGLPRPHTSLAESSLFTGSPQEPQLAHELLEEMRSADGVDILVSFIKWSGLRLLLPAFEDLRDRQVTVRLITTSYMGTSDAPAVEWLARLPNVEVRVSYDTERTRLHAKAYHFKRNSGFSTAYIGSANMSHAAITSGLEWNLKVTAQDMPHVLEKFSVEFETYWNSREFVPFDPQQPEQFRSALARARNKEANGPAVFFDLSPHPFQERILEALERERSSHDRWRNLVIAATGTGKTVVAAFDFKRFFDQRQRQARLLFLAHRQEILQQALATFRNILRNQNFGELQVGPFEATRLEHLFCSVGMLASRRLWEHVGSGFYDYIVVDEAHHGTASSYRPIFDHFTPQILLGLTATPERMDGDNVAADFGNRFAAEIRLPEALEEKLLCPFHYFGIADPIAINGDQFWRNGKYDAAALENVYVLDPARARQRVTAIITALHRYEPIVASLKGIGFCVTIRHAEYMAEQFSQHGIPSAAFTSNSDSDQCADLLVRLKNGQLTFLFTVDKLSEGVDVPEINTVLFLRPTESLTVFLQQLGRGLRHAPEKDCLTVLDFVGQAHRRYRIDTKLKALLPRHRFSIDREVEQDFPHLPAGCAIQLDRLSRQYVLENIRENLGRLAVQVPDRLQTFTSETGQELTFGNFIRYHDYEPEVLLAKESWSEWKAKAQLAPIPVDPDLTRLKKALIRAAFINGPQEATLLRQVLAMLATGQVAEALAQAGSSAMLLYYRIWGDRAEKVGIASLEEAFQRLGANPSICADLDEILAWALDTTEVAGITPELPYRVPLELHAQYGIREVQAAFGRATLESSGQTGVGVMHFAEQKTYALLVTFQKTEKEFSPSTMYADYPISRELLHWESQANTAQHHTDGQNLIHHQERGYTVLVFARGQKKRNNVTVPFTYLGPVDMVSYESERPIKMVWRLRYAMPVEIFEDNRRGG, translated from the coding sequence ATGCGCTTATCCCCCGGCATCTATGCTGCATTGCTTGACGAAGCCTTGCAGGAGGCACTGGCCCAGCGGCCGGAGCTACGCCGCGTCTTCAGCAAGATCGACCCGGAGGAGCAACCGGCGCTCTACGCTAGTTTCGTCGCCAAGGTGCTGGAACAGGCCCTGCGGGAAGAAACAGACCCGGACCAGCGGCTGGCCCTCTGCAACCGGCTTCTCGGCACGGTAGCTGCCGCACCGGGCAATGGGCATCTGGAAAAGCGCCGCCTCGTAGCGGAGAACAAACCACTCCTGCTGGAAATCACTCCGCCCAACTACGGCCAATCTGGCCTGCCTCGCCCCCATACCTCCCTCGCTGAAAGCAGCCTCTTCACCGGCTCACCCCAGGAACCGCAACTGGCCCATGAACTTCTGGAAGAGATGCGTTCCGCCGATGGGGTAGATATCCTTGTCTCGTTCATCAAGTGGTCCGGCCTGCGGCTGCTGCTGCCGGCCTTCGAGGACCTGCGCGACCGGCAGGTGACGGTGCGGCTGATCACCACCTCCTACATGGGGACGTCCGATGCCCCGGCGGTGGAGTGGCTGGCGCGGCTGCCGAATGTCGAGGTGCGCGTCTCCTACGATACCGAACGCACCCGCCTGCATGCCAAGGCCTATCATTTCAAGCGCAACAGCGGTTTCTCCACCGCCTACATCGGCTCGGCCAACATGTCCCATGCCGCCATCACCAGCGGGCTGGAGTGGAACCTGAAGGTCACCGCCCAGGACATGCCCCACGTGCTGGAGAAGTTCAGCGTCGAGTTCGAGACTTACTGGAACAGCCGGGAGTTCGTCCCCTTTGATCCGCAGCAGCCGGAGCAGTTCCGCAGCGCCCTGGCCCGCGCCAGGAACAAAGAGGCAAACGGCCCGGCAGTCTTCTTCGATCTTAGTCCCCATCCGTTTCAGGAGCGGATTCTGGAAGCACTGGAGCGGGAGCGGAGCAGCCACGACCGCTGGCGTAATCTGGTCATCGCCGCCACCGGCACCGGCAAGACCGTGGTGGCCGCCTTCGATTTCAAGCGCTTCTTTGACCAGCGCCAGAGGCAGGCGCGGCTGCTCTTTCTGGCCCACCGGCAGGAAATTCTGCAGCAGGCACTCGCTACCTTCCGCAACATCCTGCGGAATCAGAATTTTGGGGAACTGCAGGTCGGCCCCTTTGAAGCCACCCGCCTTGAGCACCTGTTCTGCTCCGTCGGCATGCTCGCCTCCCGCCGGCTCTGGGAGCATGTGGGGAGCGGCTTCTACGACTACATCGTGGTGGATGAGGCCCACCACGGCACAGCCAGCAGCTACCGCCCCATCTTCGACCACTTCACCCCGCAGATCCTCCTCGGCCTCACCGCCACCCCGGAGCGAATGGATGGCGACAACGTGGCCGCCGATTTCGGCAACCGCTTTGCCGCCGAGATTCGTCTCCCTGAAGCGCTGGAAGAAAAGCTCCTCTGCCCGTTCCACTATTTCGGCATTGCCGACCCCATCGCCATCAACGGCGACCAGTTCTGGCGCAATGGCAAGTACGACGCCGCCGCGCTGGAGAATGTCTACGTGCTGGACCCGGCCCGCGCCCGCCAGCGGGTAACGGCCATCATCACTGCACTGCACCGCTACGAGCCGATTGTTGCGAGCCTCAAGGGGATCGGCTTCTGTGTCACGATCCGCCATGCCGAATACATGGCCGAGCAGTTCAGCCAGCACGGCATCCCGTCCGCTGCTTTCACTTCCAACAGCGACAGCGACCAGTGCGCCGACCTGCTGGTCCGGCTGAAGAACGGCCAGCTCACCTTCCTCTTCACCGTGGACAAGCTGAGTGAAGGGGTGGACGTGCCGGAGATCAACACCGTCCTCTTCCTGCGCCCCACCGAGAGCCTGACGGTCTTTCTCCAGCAGCTCGGCCGCGGCCTGCGCCATGCCCCGGAGAAGGACTGCCTCACCGTCCTCGACTTTGTCGGCCAGGCCCACCGCCGCTACCGCATCGACACCAAACTAAAAGCGCTCCTTCCCCGGCACCGCTTCTCCATCGACAGGGAAGTGGAGCAGGATTTCCCCCATCTCCCGGCCGGCTGCGCCATCCAGCTTGACCGGCTCTCCCGCCAGTACGTGCTGGAGAACATCCGGGAAAATCTTGGCCGGCTGGCGGTGCAGGTGCCGGACCGGCTCCAGACCTTTACCAGCGAGACCGGGCAGGAGCTGACCTTTGGCAACTTCATCCGCTACCACGATTACGAGCCGGAGGTGCTGCTGGCCAAGGAGTCATGGAGTGAGTGGAAAGCCAAGGCTCAACTGGCGCCGATTCCGGTTGATCCCGATCTGACGCGGCTGAAGAAGGCGCTGATCCGGGCCGCCTTCATCAACGGGCCACAAGAAGCAACTCTGCTGCGGCAGGTGCTGGCCATGCTTGCGACCGGTCAAGTGGCCGAGGCGCTGGCCCAGGCCGGTTCATCCGCCATGCTGCTCTATTATCGCATCTGGGGGGATAGGGCGGAGAAGGTGGGGATTGCCTCGCTGGAAGAGGCATTCCAAAGGCTGGGCGCCAATCCAAGCATCTGCGCCGATCTGGACGAGATTCTGGCCTGGGCGTTGGATACCACCGAAGTTGCCGGGATCACCCCGGAGCTGCCGTATCGGGTGCCGCTGGAGCTTCACGCCCAATACGGCATCCGCGAAGTTCAGGCCGCCTTTGGCCGGGCGACGCTGGAGAGCAGCGGCCAGACCGGGGTCGGGGTGATGCACTTTGCCGAGCAGAAGACCTATGCCCTGCTGGTGACCTTCCAGAAGACGGAAAAGGAGTTCTCCCCCAGCACCATGTATGCGGATTACCCCATCAGCCGGGAACTGCTGCACTGGGAGTCACAGGCCAACACCGCTCAGCACCACACCGACGGCCAGAACCTGATTCACCATCAAGAGCGAGGTTATACGGTGCTGGTCTTTGCCCGTGGCCAGAAAAAGCGGAACAACGTGACGGTGCCGTTCACCTACCTGGGGCCGGTGGATATGGTGAGTTACGAGAGTGAGCGGCCGATCAAGATGGTCTGGCGGCTGAGGTATGCGATGCCGGTGGAGATATTTGAGGATAATAGAAGGGGTGGGTAA
- a CDS encoding LexA family protein: MRTPQADPEYLSRLQDYFARWKMIPSYERLCALWGLASRSAAGKVLERLRRAEFLERTPDGAWVPARRFFERQLARQVVQAGSPAADVEAGMTALLLDDLLVDTPSRTLLVRVRGESMREANIFDGDMVIVERQAEAAPGEIVVALVDGELTVKRLLRDGGGWLLHPENPEFADIRPEGELTLVGVVTGLARRLRKGQA; the protein is encoded by the coding sequence ATGCGCACCCCGCAAGCCGATCCCGAATATCTTTCCCGCCTGCAAGACTACTTCGCCCGCTGGAAGATGATTCCTTCCTACGAACGGCTCTGCGCCCTGTGGGGGTTGGCTTCCCGGTCGGCGGCGGGGAAGGTGCTGGAGCGGCTGCGGCGGGCGGAGTTTCTGGAGCGCACGCCGGACGGCGCCTGGGTGCCGGCTCGGCGCTTTTTCGAGCGGCAACTGGCGCGGCAGGTGGTGCAGGCGGGGAGTCCGGCCGCCGATGTGGAGGCGGGGATGACGGCGCTGCTGCTCGACGATCTGCTGGTCGATACCCCGTCGCGCACCCTGCTGGTCAGGGTGCGGGGGGAGTCGATGCGCGAGGCGAACATTTTCGACGGGGATATGGTGATCGTCGAGCGTCAGGCGGAGGCGGCGCCGGGGGAGATCGTGGTGGCGCTGGTGGATGGCGAACTGACGGTGAAACGGCTGCTGCGGGACGGCGGAGGCTGGCTGCTGCACCCGGAGAATCCGGAGTTCGCCGACATCCGCCCCGAGGGGGAACTGACCCTGGTGGGGGTGGTCACCGGCCTGGCCCGGCGGCTGCGCAAGGGGCAGGCATGA
- a CDS encoding LexA family protein has product MIRDIGVEPPSPRLEPTGFASPAADYAELGISLDRSLIDHPEATFFFRAAGPVLAEAGIFDGDLLVVDRSVTPRSGHIVVAVADGEFVLRELRTLAREARGEVTVWGVVRWAIHRLCPSP; this is encoded by the coding sequence ATGATCCGTGATATTGGCGTTGAGCCGCCCTCGCCGCGACTGGAGCCGACCGGCTTCGCCTCCCCGGCGGCGGATTACGCGGAACTCGGCATCAGCCTCGACCGCAGCCTCATCGACCATCCCGAGGCAACCTTCTTCTTCCGGGCGGCGGGGCCGGTCCTGGCCGAGGCGGGGATTTTCGACGGCGACCTGCTGGTGGTGGACCGCTCGGTGACGCCGCGCTCCGGCCATATCGTCGTCGCCGTGGCCGACGGCGAATTCGTCCTGCGCGAGCTGCGCACCCTGGCCCGCGAGGCGCGCGGCGAAGTCACCGTCTGGGGAGTGGTCCGCTGGGCCATCCATCGCCTGTGTCCCTCGCCCTGA
- a CDS encoding Y-family DNA polymerase: MSLALIDCNNFYASCEQLFQPRLIGRPVVVLSNNDGCVVARSAEAKALGIPMAAPWHTLTSLARRHGIVALSSNYALYGDLSARVMKVLAGFSPAQEVYSIDECFLDLAGAQPSPGACGRRIRDEVRRLVGISMGVGLGPTKTLAKFANHCAKKRPEFAGVCALGELSPTAIDALLAWAPVSEVWGVGGRLTARLQTLGIHTALDLKRAAPGRIRKTFSVTLERTVRELNGEVCLGFAAGPATRKQILSSRSFGQLITEFAPLEEAVTAYATRAAEKLRRQGLVAGSVGAFVQTNPFRADLPQYHAARHCPLEPTADTRLLAQAALRLLRNLYRPGFAYQKAGVILTNLLPEEKRQPGLFEDGAALTGSQALMAAMDQINRAYGRGTVKLGAEGNDPRWAMRAERRTPRYTTNLEELAVAKAG, encoded by the coding sequence GTGTCCCTCGCCCTGATCGACTGCAACAACTTCTACGCCTCCTGCGAGCAGCTCTTCCAGCCGCGGCTCATCGGCCGACCGGTGGTCGTCCTCTCCAACAACGACGGCTGCGTGGTGGCTCGCTCCGCCGAGGCGAAGGCCCTCGGCATCCCCATGGCCGCCCCCTGGCACACCCTGACGTCCCTCGCCCGCCGTCACGGCATCGTCGCCCTCTCCAGCAACTACGCCCTCTACGGTGATCTCTCGGCGCGGGTGATGAAGGTGCTCGCCGGTTTCAGCCCGGCGCAGGAGGTCTACTCCATCGACGAGTGCTTTCTCGATCTGGCCGGCGCCCAGCCCTCGCCGGGGGCCTGCGGCCGACGGATTCGCGACGAGGTGCGGCGGCTGGTGGGGATTTCCATGGGGGTCGGCCTCGGCCCGACCAAGACCCTGGCCAAGTTCGCCAACCACTGCGCCAAGAAACGCCCCGAGTTCGCCGGAGTCTGCGCCCTCGGGGAACTCTCCCCCACCGCTATCGACGCCCTGCTCGCCTGGGCGCCGGTCTCCGAGGTCTGGGGTGTTGGCGGTCGCCTGACGGCGCGGCTGCAAACCCTCGGCATCCACACCGCCCTCGATCTTAAACGGGCGGCGCCGGGACGCATCCGCAAGACCTTCAGCGTCACTTTGGAGCGCACGGTGCGGGAACTCAACGGCGAAGTCTGTCTGGGCTTTGCCGCCGGACCCGCCACGCGCAAGCAGATCCTCTCCTCCCGCTCCTTCGGGCAGTTGATTACCGAGTTCGCCCCCTTGGAGGAAGCGGTCACCGCCTACGCCACCCGCGCCGCCGAGAAGCTGCGTCGGCAAGGTCTGGTGGCGGGATCGGTCGGGGCCTTCGTGCAGACCAATCCCTTTCGCGCCGATCTTCCCCAGTACCACGCCGCCCGGCATTGCCCCTTGGAACCCACCGCCGACACCCGACTGCTGGCGCAAGCGGCGCTGCGACTTTTGCGCAACCTCTACCGCCCCGGCTTCGCCTACCAGAAGGCGGGAGTGATCCTCACCAACCTGCTTCCGGAAGAAAAACGCCAGCCCGGATTGTTCGAAGATGGCGCGGCGCTGACCGGATCTCAGGCGCTGATGGCAGCGATGGACCAGATCAACCGGGCCTACGGCCGAGGCACGGTGAAACTCGGCGCGGAAGGAAACGACCCGCGCTGGGCGATGCGCGCCGAACGGCGCACGCCCCGTTACACGACGAACCTGGAGGAACTGGCGGTGGCGAAGGCGGGATGA